The following coding sequences lie in one Anoplolepis gracilipes chromosome 4, ASM4749672v1, whole genome shotgun sequence genomic window:
- the Ts gene encoding thymidylate synthase isoform X2 codes for MMQDGHEMNRKENKNKEHDEYQYLRLIEKVITTGAKRSNRTGVDTYSIFDVFPLLTTKRVFWRAVVEELLWFIRGSTNSKELTDKDVHIWDENGSRAFLDSCGFADREEGDLGPVYGFQWRHFGAEYKDMRTNYTGQGIDQLKEVIHKVKHSPDDRRIIMSAWNPVDIPKMALPPCHTLIQFYVNNGELSAQLYQRSADIGLGVPFNIASYSLLTYMIAHVTGLKPGEFVHTMGDCHVYVNHVNALKEQIKREPREFPKLKIVREIKNIDDFVAEDFQLIDYKPYPKLYMKMAV; via the exons ATGATGCAGGACGGACACGAGAtgaacagaaaagaaaataaaaacaaagaacACGatgaatatcaatatttacgGCTCATCGAGAAAGTCATTACAACTGGGGCAAAAAGAAGCAATCGCACCGGTGTCGATACTTATTCCATTTTCG atGTTTTCCCATTATTGACAACCAAAAGAGTATTCTGGCGAGCAGTAGTTGAAGAATTGCTGTGGTTTATTAGAGGATCGACAAATTCCAAAGAACTGACAGATAAGGATGTTCATATCTGGGATGAAAATGGTTCACGTGCCTTTTTGGATTCTTGTGGTTTCGCAGATAGAGAGGAAGGTGATTTGGGACCTGTGTATGGATTCCAATGGAGACATTTTGGTGCAGAGTACAAAGATATGCGCACCAATTATACAGGACAAG GAATAGATCAACTGAAAGAAGTTATTCACAAAGTAAAGCATTCTCCGGATGATAGACGTATTATAATGTCTGCCTGGAATCCAGTCGATATTCCAAAAATGGCATTACCGCCATGTCACActttgatacaattttatgtaaataacggTGAATTGTCCGCGCAGCTTTATCAAAGAAGCGCAGATATAGGTTTAGGAGTGCCATTTAACATAGCGTCGTATTCTTTATTGACTTATATGATCGCTCATGTTACCGGCTTGAAG ccGGGAGAATTTGTACATACAATGGGAGACTGTCACGTTTATGTCAACCATGTAAACGCTCTTAAGGAACAGATAAAGCGCGAACCACGAGAATTTCCAAAATTAAAGATAGTTAGAGAGATCAAAAATATTGATGATTTCGTTGCTGAAGATTTTCAATTGATAGATTATAAACCTTATCCCAAACTCTATATGAAAATGGCTGTCTAA
- the Ts gene encoding thymidylate synthase isoform X1, protein MMQDGHEMNRKENKNKEHDEYQYLRLIEKVITTGAKRSNRTGVDTYSIFGTQMRFELRNDVFPLLTTKRVFWRAVVEELLWFIRGSTNSKELTDKDVHIWDENGSRAFLDSCGFADREEGDLGPVYGFQWRHFGAEYKDMRTNYTGQGIDQLKEVIHKVKHSPDDRRIIMSAWNPVDIPKMALPPCHTLIQFYVNNGELSAQLYQRSADIGLGVPFNIASYSLLTYMIAHVTGLKPGEFVHTMGDCHVYVNHVNALKEQIKREPREFPKLKIVREIKNIDDFVAEDFQLIDYKPYPKLYMKMAV, encoded by the exons ATGATGCAGGACGGACACGAGAtgaacagaaaagaaaataaaaacaaagaacACGatgaatatcaatatttacgGCTCATCGAGAAAGTCATTACAACTGGGGCAAAAAGAAGCAATCGCACCGGTGTCGATACTTATTCCATTTTCGGTACGCAAATGCGATTCGAATTACGAaatg atGTTTTCCCATTATTGACAACCAAAAGAGTATTCTGGCGAGCAGTAGTTGAAGAATTGCTGTGGTTTATTAGAGGATCGACAAATTCCAAAGAACTGACAGATAAGGATGTTCATATCTGGGATGAAAATGGTTCACGTGCCTTTTTGGATTCTTGTGGTTTCGCAGATAGAGAGGAAGGTGATTTGGGACCTGTGTATGGATTCCAATGGAGACATTTTGGTGCAGAGTACAAAGATATGCGCACCAATTATACAGGACAAG GAATAGATCAACTGAAAGAAGTTATTCACAAAGTAAAGCATTCTCCGGATGATAGACGTATTATAATGTCTGCCTGGAATCCAGTCGATATTCCAAAAATGGCATTACCGCCATGTCACActttgatacaattttatgtaaataacggTGAATTGTCCGCGCAGCTTTATCAAAGAAGCGCAGATATAGGTTTAGGAGTGCCATTTAACATAGCGTCGTATTCTTTATTGACTTATATGATCGCTCATGTTACCGGCTTGAAG ccGGGAGAATTTGTACATACAATGGGAGACTGTCACGTTTATGTCAACCATGTAAACGCTCTTAAGGAACAGATAAAGCGCGAACCACGAGAATTTCCAAAATTAAAGATAGTTAGAGAGATCAAAAATATTGATGATTTCGTTGCTGAAGATTTTCAATTGATAGATTATAAACCTTATCCCAAACTCTATATGAAAATGGCTGTCTAA
- the LOC140664804 gene encoding protein ILRUN, whose translation MDLNNDLDQHLLHQFSCLGTTDKDDLVKQLQKLLADSHLNETTAAFFLDMNNWNLQAAICSYIDFGNPFNTPCMTLICDSTIGEGEAVPPSTSFQKSWRVQNSGTETWPNGIHLQHSSGVMMGCARITVPPLAPKETTELSVTLKSPEETGVHQSKWRMMTSNGVYFGDVIWVIITVNECGTLAVTQQLHQLSTQSNDVQMW comes from the exons ATGGATCTTAACAACGATCTGGACCAACACTTGCTGCACCAGTTCAGCTGTCTCGGTACCACGGACAAAGACGACCTGGTGAAGCAGCTGCAGAAGCTGCTGGCCGACAGCCACCTCAACGAGACGACTGCCGCGTTCTTCCTGGACATGAACAATTG gaATCTACAAGCAGCGATTTGCAGTTACATCGATTTTGGAAATCCGTTCAATACTCCTTGTATGACATTAATATGTGACAGTACAATCGGTGAGGGAGAGGCTGTGCCACCTAGTACATCCTTTCAAAAGTCATGGCGTGTACAAAACAGTGGCACAGAAACTTGGCCGAATGGAATCCATCTACAACATTCTAGTGGAGTAATGATGGGCTGTGCAAGGATAACAGTTCCACCATTGGCTCCCAAAGAAACCACAGAGTTAAGCGTAACATTGAAGAGTCCAGAAGAAACTGGTGTCCATCAAAGTAAATGGAGAATGATGACGTCTAATGGTGTTTATTTTGGTG atgTTATTTGGGTAATTATAACAGTCAACGAGTGTGGCACATTGGCAGTTACTCAACAGCTGCATCAATTAAGTACACAGTCCAATGATGTACAAATGTGGTAG
- the LOC140664721 gene encoding uncharacterized protein yields the protein MIGPSSGTAGEVTESRASSKRKVFDDLDIDSPKRKIFDDLDIDSFCEEIRQSNRKRYLQELETSEELAATSNEMITDHSAALFSPMSAQEIVEESQVAHLEVLLVDGTNCTWTTMSELEQQQNLDVLVTSSSSLSLSSSSSSTTSERHSTETYPPVEETNYQPTMSMNYWEPGAAPVVSLANSNLQQNKGTMNINQQQQQFEDQENGNLSWLLDFKLDSFIEAADDRSTVPALTKDNHCGNKNKSNGRSHNSNYANDVRRGHENNSSMYRQDSNQTIYPANGFDNRNFSRSNGPKKPPFTYTELIEHALQERGELTVSAIYQWISEHFPYYKSNDDRWKNSVRHNLSINPHFRKGSKAPHGAGHLWAIANRSDCRPRPLAVNGLTTTAPTQQVAQNDCDESRSNKIISDIMDEVEAATASIAQPNPDEDADNILNPVTLEHSAEQILNGIKREVEVQYLVPMMVTNNDHEANQQNQQTVQQTEFQCPFKESDFLNPVSKEVVAEECGLVSEGYLVTDLNPNVFGLNVIDPEIIGTENLFGEELSFQFYELTSPSQLQSA from the exons ATGATCGGACCGTCGTCAGGGACGGCCGGTGAAGTCACCGAAAGTCGCGCATCCTCCAAACGGAAGGTCTTCGACGATCTGGACATCGATAGTCCTAAACGAAAGATCTTCGATGATTTGGACATCGACAGTTTCTGCGAGGAGATCCGCCAGTCGAATCGCAAGCGTTATCTGCAGGAACTCGAGACTTCGGAGGAGTTAGCGGCTACGTCGAACGAAATGATCACCGATCACTCGGCAGCCCTTTTCTCACCGATGTCCGCTCAGGAGATCGTCGAGGAGTCGCAAGTGGCACATCTCGAGGTCTTACTGGTGGATGGCACCAACTGCACCTGGACTACTATGTCGGAACTGGAACAGCAGCAAAATCTGGACGTCCTCGTGACTTCGTCCTCTTCGTTATCgttgtcatcgtcgtcgtcgtcaacCACTTCCGAACGTCACTCGACAGAAACCTACCCCCCCGTCGAGGAGACTAATTATCAGCCGACAATGTCGATGAATTATTGGGAACCGGGCGCCGCACCCGTGGTATCGCTCGCCAATTCAAACCTTCAGCAAAATAAAGGAACGATGAATATTAATCAGCAACAACAACAGTTCGAAGATCAGGAAAACGGAAATCTATCGTGGCTGCTAGATTTCAAACTGGACTCGTTCATCGAAGCCGCAGACGACAGATCTACTGTGCCCGCTTTGACAAAGGATAATCATTGTG GCAACAAGAACAAATCGAACGGACGGTCGCACAACTCCAATTACGCCAACGACGTCAGGAGAGGacatgaaaataattcatcGATGTATCGACAAGACTCGAATCAGACAATTTATCCCGCCAACGGATTCGACAACCGGAATTTTTCGCGATCCAACGGACCGAAAAAGCCTCCCTTCACCTACACGGAATTGATAGAGCATGCTTTGCAGGAGAGAGGCGAGCTCACAGTTTCTGCGATCTACCAATGGATCTC AGAGCATTTCCCTTATTACAAGAGCAACGATGATCGCTGGAAAAACTCTGTCCGGCACAATCTCTCGATAAATCCGCATTTTCGAAAAGGTTCAAAGGCGCCTCATGGGGCCGGTCATCTTTGGGCGATCGCGAATCGTAGCGATTGTAGACCTCGTCCTCTCGCTGTTAATGGATTAACAACCACTGCACCGACGCAACAAGTTGCACAGAACGATTGCGATGAATCCCGGAGTAACAAAATCATTAg CGACATCATGGATGAGGTGGAAGCTGCAACAGCGAGTATCGCGCAGCCGAATCCTGACGAGGATGCTGACAATATACTGAATCCTGTGACGCTCGAGCACTCCGCAGAGCAAATACTCAACGGTATAAAACGCGAGGTGGAGGTGCAATACCTAGTTCCCATGATGGTGACCAACAACGATCATGAGGCGAATCAGCAGAATCAGCAGACCGTCCAACAAACGGAGTTTCAATGTCCCTTCAAGGAGAGCG ATTTCCTGAACCCGGTGTCTAAGGAGGTCGTCGCCGAGGAATGCGGACTCGTGAGCGAAGGATATCTGGTCACGGATCTGAATCCGAACGTTTTTGGATTGAACGTGATCGATCCCGAAATCATAGGAACGGAGAATCTCTTCGGCGAGGAGCTCAGCTTCCAGTTTTACGAATTGACATCGCCATCGCAGCTACAATCGGCCTGA
- the Crif gene encoding uncharacterized protein Crif: MSLRQFFDVIVRRNLRAQSIFGRFYVTESTMLKNAIDITTAEEKPVYAEMDDPEFQRELARKRNKSRLNPQDRNVLMGVRPYNKPMSWHHDRVKFKRRMLGRYGLKAIDVPAGFAWPTESEVEDAKEYERVAFPLSLQERWKELEEKKQKKAEQIEAREKQLLEKMMKMGEWQAELEAKIAKKKAELEAARLRKERLVEEIRRHFGFKISPHDERFKEMLAKKEKEEKKKKKEAKKQARLEKFADMIQVKSETKEQETDSTKPVE; encoded by the exons ATGAGTCTGAGACAATTCTTCGACGTCATCGTTCGTCGAAACCTGCGAGCCCAAAGCATCTTCGGGAGATTCTATGTCACAGAGTCGACGATGCTTAAAAATGCCATCGACATAACTACTGCCGAGGAGAAGCCAGTGTACGCCGAGATGGACGATCCGGAGTTCCAAAGGGAGCTCGCCAGGAAGCGGAACAAGTCCCGACTGAATCCACAAGACAGGAACGTACTCATGGGCGTGCGTCCTTATAATAAACCTATGTCATGGCATCACGATAGAGTGAAATTCAAGAGACGTATGTTGGGTAGATATGGACTGAAAGCCATTGACGTACCAGCAGGATTTGCTTGGCCTACAGAGAGTGAAGTTGAAGATGCTAAAGAGTACGAGAGAGTCGCTTTCCCATTATCTCTTCAGGAAAGATGGAAGGAACTGGAGgagaaaaaacagaaaaaagctGAGCAGATTGAAGCAAg GGAAAAACAATTACTTGAGAAAATGATGAAGATGGGTGAATGGCAAGCCGAGTTGGAAGCTAAAATCGCTAAGAAGAAAGCTGAACTAGAGGCTGCGAGATTGCGAAAGGAACGTCTGGTTGAGGAAATCAGGAGACACTTTGGCTTCAAGATTTCGCCTCACGATGAAAGATTCAAAGAGATGCTagcgaagaaagaaaaggaggagaaaaagaaaaagaaagaagctAAGAAGCAGGCCAGACTGGAGAAGTTCGCTGATATGATTCAAGTCAAAAGCGAGACTAAAGAGCAAGAAACCGATTCGACAAAACctgtagaataa
- the L(2)37cg gene encoding DNA-directed RNA polymerases I and III subunit RPAC2, which translates to MEKRLSKIPGNQGDTYATFVLVDEGHTLGNALSHVINQYPGIKICAYTVPHPAENKIHFNIQTTGESAIEVLKRGFQDLEKICDHTIEIFDKEYKKFKSSSDVPTDTT; encoded by the exons atggAAAAGCGTCTCTCAaag ATACCGGGAAATCAAGGAGACACATACGCAACTTTCGTTCTCGTTGACGAGGGTCATACTCTAGGAAATGCACTATCGCACGTGATTAATCAATA tccTGGCATAAAAATATGCGCTTACACTGTGCCCCATCCAGCAGAAAACAAGATACATTTTAACATTCAAACAACTGGTGAAAGTGCGATTGAAGTATTGAAACGAGGCTTCCAGGATCTTGAGAAAATATGCGATCAtactattgaaatatttgacaaagaatataaaaaattcaaatcctCAAGTGATGTTCCTACAGATACAACGTAA
- the Rps2 gene encoding small ribosomal subunit protein uS5 — protein sequence MADAAPAARGGFRGGFGSRGAGGDRGGLRGRGRGRGRGRGRGRGKEDSKEWVPVTKLGRLVRDGKIMSLEHIYLFSLPIKEYEIIDKFLGPDLKDEVLKIMPVQKQTRAGQRTRFKAFVAIGDSNGHIGLGVKCSKEVATAIRGAIILAKLSVVPVRRGYWGNKIGKPHTVPCKVTGKCGSVQVRLIPAPRGTGIVSAPVPKKLLQMAGIEDCYTSARGSTCTLGNFAKATYAAIAKTYAYLTPDLWKEQALAKAPYQEFADFLSKTHKGGVRAAEVV from the exons ATGGCGGACGCTGCTCCAGCCGCACGTGGAGGTTTTCGAGGAGGTTTCGGTTCTCGTGGAGCGGGAGGTGATCGAGGAGGCCTTAGAGGCCGCGGTCGTGGTAGAGGCAGAGGACGTGGCCGTGGACGTGGAAAGGAAGATAGCAAGGAATGGGTCCCTGTTACGAAGCTTGGTCGTCTGGTCAGAGATGGCAAAATTATGTCACTCGAGCATATCTATCTGTTTTCCTTACCCATCAAGGAGTACGAAATCATTGACAAGTTTCTCGGTCCAGATTTAAAGGATGAAGTTCTGAAAATCATGCCTGTACAGAAGCAGACTCGAGCCGGTCAACGTACACGTTTTAAG gCTTTTGTCGCCATCGGAGACAGCAATGGACACATCGGATTGGGAGTAAAGTGTTCCAAGGAAGTAGCCACTGCCATTCGCGGTGCTATCATTCTGGCTAAGCTCTCCGTCGTCCCAGTTCGACGAGGTTATTGGGGTAACAAGATCGGCAAGCCGCACACCGTGCCGTGCAAGGTAACTGGCAAGTGCGGTTCCGTACAGGTGCGTCTGATACCAGCACCCAGAGGTACCGGAATCGTGTCCGCCCCGGTTCCCAAAAAGCTGCTTCAAATGGCAGGTATCGAGGACTGCTACACTTCAGCCAGAGGATCCACCTGCACACTTGGCAATTTCGCCAAGGCTACTTATGCCGCAATCGCCAAAACATACGCTTATCTGACGCCCGATCTGTGGAAGGAACAGGCTCTAGCTAAGGCACCATATCAGGAATTTGCTGATTTTCTGTCAAAGACTCATAAAGGTGGCGTGAGAGCTGCTGAAGTTGTCTAA